Below is a window of Streptomyces sp. NBC_01429 DNA.
TATTCATGCCACACGGCGAGTCCCATCAGCTGCTCTCCGGTCCGGACATACCGGCCCTGGGCATGGACAGCTTCGATGCGGTCCCCCTCAGCAACGCGGTGAGTGACGTGGACGCCTGCCCGAGCACCGAACCGAATCCCAGCGCGATCTTCTTCAACGGGTCCATGGAGTTCGACCTCGGCGGGATGCAGGGCCTCAGCCAGCTGATGCCCCACGTCATGCTGGTCGATGCCGGAGGGGAGCGGTACCCCGGGCTGCTGCCGATCCTCACGTCGATGAGGCGCGAACTCTGCTCCGCACGCGTGGGCTTCGCCGGCATTCTCGCCCGTCTGGCCGAGGTGGCGGCGGCCATGATCGTGCGGGGCTGGATCGAATGCGGATGCGACAACACCTCCGGCCTCGTGGCCGCGTTGCGCGACCCCCGCCTGGCACGCGCCATCCTGGTCCTGCACAGACAGCCCGGGCACCACTGGACCGTGGCGGAACTGGCAGCCGAGTGCAATGTCTCCCGGTCTGTCTTCGCAGACCGATTCCAGACCACGATCGGCATGCCGCCTCTCCGTTACGCCACGGAGCTGCGGATGCTCCTCGCCGGCCAGTGGCTGGCCGAGGGCACGTCGCCGATCCAGTCCGTGGCGCGACGCCTCGGCTACACCTCTCAGGCGGCTTTCAGCCGTGCCTTCAAGCGCGTCACGGGCCTGCCGCCCGGCGCCAGCAGAGACACTCCACGTTCCAAGGCTCTCAATGAGGGGGACTGACACGGAGGAAGGCGGGCGACAGGCCCGCAGCCCGGCGGACCCGCGCCTGACTCCTCGCAGCCGTGCCGCCACTCTCCGCCCCGAAACGGAATGCCTGCGCAGTCGCCTCCACCGCCCCTGACTCTCGGCATAAGAGCAGCTCAGCACCCCCTTCCCCTCGGCGATCAGTTCGGGAGCCGGAAGCGGAGGGCCACCGTAGCCCTTCACCACGCCGAAGCGGGTCCCATTCATCCAGTCCTCGCGGGCCTGATCGATATCTTCCTGGGACCGGCGCGCCGGGTTGGCTCGGTTCGTGGAGCCGGCGGCTCTCCGGTTGAGCGGACGCATGCCGCCCGGCCTGGCCTCGGGATGGTCCGGCCGGGCGGCGATGAAGCGGTCTCAGACACCCAGCAGGTCGACGACGAAGACGAGCGTCGAACCGGCCGGGATCTGAGGCGAGGGCGACTGGTTGCCGTAGGCGAGGTGCGGGGGAATGATGAGTTCGCGCCGGCCGCCGACCTTCATTCCCTCGACGCCCTGGTCCCACCCCTTGATGACCCTCCCGCCCCCCAGCGGGAACCTGAAGGTCTGCCCCCGGTTCCAGGAGGCGTCGAACTCCTCCCCGGTGGCGAAGGTGACGCCGACGTAGTGGACTTCCACGACGGAACCGGACTTCGCCTCCGCCCCGTCCCCCACGACGATGTCCCTGATCCGCAGGTCGCTGGGGGCGTCTCCCTCGGGAATATCGATCTCGGGTTTCGACAAGCTCATCGCAGCCTCGTTCCTCTCCGCCAGGCCGGGAAGCAGCCGTACGGAGCCCCCGGGACGCGTGGTTACTCCACGCGCTCAAGCGGCTACGATAACGCGACTGTCGCATGGACCAGGTACGGGCTGAACACTCTGCGCTTCGGGCGAGTCGGGCTCCGGAGCGATACTGCGCCGGCCCGGTGTCGTTGAACAGGCTTCGACCGGTCGGAACAGCGGCTGGGCATCGACGACGATCGCAACAAGTAGCCACAGGGGCGCAGTTCGGATGGCGGCCGCTCATTTCCCTTTGGAGTACCGACGTGAAGGGACCGGGCCTGATGCCGGTGGCCGTCCTCCCGCCCCTCGCGGGGCTCGGGCGGGCCACCGGCCGACGGTGGAATGCCCAGGAGGCGGCCTGTACGAACGGCGCGGCACCCTCCACGATGACAGATGGGTTCGGGCCTCGGTTCCGAGCATGGTTCGAAGGGGGCTCCGTGGAGGAGCCGGGCTCGGCACGTCCCGATCGGTGATCGCACGGGAGGACACGGGTGATACCGCACATACAGTTGCCGGGGCACGCTGCCGGCTGGACTGCGAAGGACCGGG
It encodes the following:
- a CDS encoding AraC family transcriptional regulator, with product MTESPQSLTETPGGATGQFALSSDLISELLTSMRLRGVRYRRVHVGPRFGLRFEAEPGRAYFHFLAVGSAVLRTEDGTVHELSAGNAVFMPHGESHQLLSGPDIPALGMDSFDAVPLSNAVSDVDACPSTEPNPSAIFFNGSMEFDLGGMQGLSQLMPHVMLVDAGGERYPGLLPILTSMRRELCSARVGFAGILARLAEVAAAMIVRGWIECGCDNTSGLVAALRDPRLARAILVLHRQPGHHWTVAELAAECNVSRSVFADRFQTTIGMPPLRYATELRMLLAGQWLAEGTSPIQSVARRLGYTSQAAFSRAFKRVTGLPPGASRDTPRSKALNEGD
- a CDS encoding FKBP-type peptidyl-prolyl cis-trans isomerase — its product is MSLSKPEIDIPEGDAPSDLRIRDIVVGDGAEAKSGSVVEVHYVGVTFATGEEFDASWNRGQTFRFPLGGGRVIKGWDQGVEGMKVGGRRELIIPPHLAYGNQSPSPQIPAGSTLVFVVDLLGV